From Aquificota bacterium, one genomic window encodes:
- the mnmG gene encoding tRNA uridine-5-carboxymethylaminomethyl(34) synthesis enzyme MnmG: MLVEEFDVAVIGGGHAGIEAALAAARMGAKTVMFLLNADTIGQMSCNPAIGGIAKGIVVREIDALGGEMGRAIDHTGIQFKMLNTRKGKAVWSPRAQADKKLYREYMKRVCENQENLYIKQDEVVDIIVEDNRVVAVKTKLGLEYRVKAVVVATGTFLNGLIYIGDKTFPAGRAWEPPSTGLEEFYKRHGFPLVRFKTGTPARLDKRTIDFSVLEPAPGDDPPPKFSFWTEPVGTYWFEKGKKQALCWITYTTPKTHEIIRKNLHRTALYGGLIKGIGPRYCPSIEDKVVKFADKDRHTVFLEPEGWDTIEIYPNGLSTSLPEEIQWEMYRSIPGLEKVELIRPAYAIEYHVVPPTELYPTLETKKIRGLFHAGNINGTTGYEEAAGQGILAGINAALRAFGKEPIYLRRDESYIGIMVDDLVTKGVMEPYRLFTSRSEYRLQLRQDNAILRLAELGYNLGLLNHDQYKLVKELEKEIEGWIEFYKNQKVSVAIGSDIKSYTPSQLLTAEYSIEDLKGFGFEVPEHSYVKEEVEIQLKYEPYIEREKKLNERLKKLEDILLDPNLDYDKIPGLTNEAKEKLKKFRPLTVGQTARIDGITPATITAILAYLGKLD; this comes from the coding sequence ATGCTGGTTGAAGAGTTTGATGTGGCAGTTATAGGTGGTGGGCATGCGGGCATAGAGGCTGCTTTGGCTGCTGCCCGTATGGGTGCAAAGACTGTAATGTTCCTTTTGAACGCAGACACCATAGGCCAAATGTCTTGCAACCCTGCCATAGGAGGTATAGCAAAGGGTATAGTGGTAAGGGAGATAGATGCCCTTGGGGGAGAGATGGGAAGAGCCATAGACCATACGGGCATACAGTTCAAAATGCTAAACACAAGAAAGGGCAAGGCCGTATGGTCTCCCAGAGCCCAGGCGGATAAAAAGCTCTACAGAGAATACATGAAAAGAGTCTGCGAAAACCAGGAAAACCTTTACATAAAACAGGATGAGGTGGTGGATATAATCGTAGAAGACAATCGTGTGGTGGCTGTCAAAACAAAGTTGGGACTTGAATACAGGGTAAAGGCTGTGGTGGTTGCCACAGGGACCTTTTTAAACGGGCTTATATACATAGGTGATAAAACCTTCCCGGCGGGCAGGGCTTGGGAGCCACCTTCTACAGGCTTGGAAGAATTCTACAAAAGGCATGGTTTTCCCCTTGTCCGGTTTAAGACAGGCACGCCAGCAAGGCTTGACAAAAGAACCATAGACTTTTCTGTACTTGAGCCAGCTCCCGGCGATGACCCACCACCCAAGTTTTCCTTCTGGACAGAGCCCGTTGGCACCTATTGGTTTGAAAAGGGCAAAAAACAGGCCCTCTGTTGGATAACTTATACCACGCCAAAGACCCATGAGATCATAAGGAAGAACCTTCACAGGACTGCCCTCTACGGTGGCCTTATAAAGGGCATAGGCCCAAGGTATTGCCCTTCCATAGAGGACAAGGTGGTAAAGTTTGCGGACAAGGACAGGCACACAGTCTTTTTGGAGCCAGAAGGCTGGGACACCATAGAGATATATCCCAACGGCCTTTCCACTTCTCTGCCGGAAGAAATCCAATGGGAGATGTACAGAAGCATACCAGGCTTGGAAAAGGTAGAACTCATAAGGCCAGCCTATGCCATAGAATACCATGTGGTGCCACCCACCGAGCTATACCCAACCCTTGAGACAAAAAAGATAAGAGGCCTTTTCCATGCGGGAAATATAAACGGAACCACTGGCTACGAGGAGGCTGCAGGCCAAGGCATACTGGCAGGCATAAATGCAGCCCTAAGGGCCTTTGGAAAGGAGCCTATATATTTAAGAAGGGATGAGAGCTACATAGGCATAATGGTGGATGACCTTGTTACCAAAGGTGTGATGGAGCCTTACAGGCTCTTTACCTCAAGGTCCGAATACAGACTGCAACTCAGACAAGATAATGCTATCTTAAGGCTTGCGGAGCTTGGATACAACCTTGGCCTTTTGAACCATGACCAGTATAAACTGGTAAAAGAATTGGAGAAAGAAATAGAGGGTTGGATAGAGTTTTATAAAAATCAAAAGGTCTCCGTAGCCATAGGATCAGACATAAAAAGTTATACACCTTCCCAGCTTCTTACCGCAGAGTATTCCATAGAAGATTTAAAGGGCTTTGGCTTTGAGGTGCCAGAACACTCCTATGTAAAGGAAGAGGTGGAGATACAGCTAAAATACGAGCCTTACATAGAAAGGGAGAAAAAGCTAAACGAGAGGCTAAAAAAGCTTGAAGACATACTTCTGGACCCAAACCTGGACTATGATAAGATCCCTGGGCTCACCAATGAGGCAAAGGAAAAGTTAAAGAAGTTTAGGCCCCTTACAGTAGGACAGACAGCAAGGATTGACGGCATTACACCGGCCACCATAACGGCCATCTTGGCCTACCTTGGAAAGCTGGATTAA
- a CDS encoding YebC/PmpR family DNA-binding transcriptional regulator gives MAGHSHWAQIKHKKAKADAQRGKIFTKIIREITVAVREGGPNPETNPRLRTAIENARRVNMPSDTIERAIKKGTGELGGENYEEVLYEGYAPNGVALMILTYTDNRNRTTSEIRHILSKHGGNLGSSGCVSFLFDRVGIIEVPKEGVSEEEIYEKAIEAGAEDVEVGELNYILYTKPEDLYPVKEALSSMGLQIERAEIAYKPNSLVQVNDVETAKKILKLMDALEDLDDVKEVIANFDIPKDIIDQVGL, from the coding sequence ATGGCAGGACATAGTCATTGGGCGCAAATAAAACATAAGAAGGCAAAAGCTGATGCACAAAGGGGTAAGATATTTACAAAGATAATACGTGAAATAACTGTGGCCGTCAGAGAAGGTGGACCAAACCCAGAAACAAATCCAAGGCTTAGGACTGCCATAGAGAATGCAAGAAGGGTAAACATGCCATCAGACACCATAGAAAGGGCTATAAAGAAGGGAACGGGTGAGCTGGGTGGAGAAAACTACGAAGAGGTCTTATACGAAGGCTACGCTCCTAACGGTGTGGCCCTTATGATACTTACCTACACGGACAATAGGAACAGGACCACCTCCGAAATTAGGCACATACTATCCAAGCACGGTGGAAATCTTGGGTCTTCTGGTTGTGTATCCTTCCTGTTTGATAGGGTGGGTATTATTGAAGTGCCAAAGGAAGGTGTAAGCGAGGAAGAAATATACGAAAAGGCCATAGAGGCTGGCGCAGAGGATGTGGAGGTGGGAGAACTAAACTATATCCTATACACAAAGCCAGAAGACCTATACCCTGTAAAGGAAGCCCTTAGCTCAATGGGCCTGCAGATAGAAAGGGCAGAAATAGCTTATAAGCCCAACAGCCTTGTGCAAGTTAATGATGTGGAAACAGCAAAGAAGATATTAAAGCTTATGGATGCCCTTGAAGACTTGGACGATGTGAAAGAGGTTATAGCCAACTTTGATATACCAAAGGATATAATAGACCAAGTTGGGCTCTAA
- a CDS encoding divalent-cation tolerance protein CutA, whose translation MLGYYVVLITVPVEKAQELAEFIIQNKLGACANVVPEVNSIYWWKGNIERDKESLLIVKTSAKKFEELLKGVKSVHPYTVSEIIALPIVAGNEDYLRWIDDSVG comes from the coding sequence ATGCTTGGCTACTATGTGGTTTTGATCACTGTTCCGGTGGAAAAGGCCCAAGAGCTGGCAGAATTTATAATCCAAAACAAGCTTGGTGCTTGTGCAAACGTGGTGCCAGAAGTCAATTCCATATATTGGTGGAAGGGCAACATAGAAAGGGACAAGGAATCCCTACTTATAGTCAAGACCTCCGCCAAAAAGTTTGAAGAGCTTTTAAAAGGTGTAAAATCTGTCCATCCATACACCGTTTCCGAGATAATAGCTTTGCCCATAGTGGCTGGCAACGAGGATTACCTTAGATGGATAGATGATTCTGTCGGGTGA
- a CDS encoding DsrE family protein, producing MDRRGFFKWATLLASVPFINRLAVAAPPKVKMEDLKKEAQLGVVYHCDFPQEARFKAMLGNIRNHMSVYDNDPLKIKIVVVAHGPGVKFFMKDLSGSPWETEAVKIGELYQMEKDLLAYGVEFYICNITLQRLKLDPNKLHEFTKIVPSGVGAIGHLQSQGFAYIKVQ from the coding sequence ATGGACAGGAGAGGTTTTTTTAAATGGGCTACCCTTTTAGCCTCTGTGCCTTTTATAAATAGGCTTGCGGTAGCTGCACCACCCAAAGTAAAGATGGAGGACTTGAAGAAGGAAGCACAGCTGGGAGTGGTTTATCACTGTGATTTCCCACAAGAAGCAAGGTTTAAGGCTATGCTTGGAAACATAAGGAACCATATGTCTGTTTATGATAATGACCCACTCAAGATAAAGATAGTGGTTGTTGCCCATGGCCCTGGCGTTAAGTTCTTCATGAAGGACCTATCTGGTAGTCCTTGGGAGACAGAAGCTGTAAAGATAGGCGAGCTTTATCAAATGGAGAAGGACCTGCTTGCCTATGGCGTGGAGTTCTATATATGCAACATAACACTGCAAAGGCTTAAGTTGGATCCAAATAAGCTTCATGAATTTACGAAGATCGTGCCTTCTGGCGTTGGCGCAATAGGACATCTGCAATCTCAAGGCTTTGCTTACATAAAAGTTCAATAA
- a CDS encoding archease — protein MSFYETIDRITADAGIRVRAKSLEDLICKSLLATFNEITPIDTVKAEEERVIEVSSELPFLLADLINMAIVLHETEMFVASACEVLDLKENYAKVKLLGSRFDPQKHEPRLVIKAATYHDLKVEKEGDLWVAEVIFDI, from the coding sequence ATGAGTTTTTACGAGACCATAGACCGTATTACTGCAGATGCTGGTATAAGGGTGCGTGCCAAAAGCCTTGAGGACCTCATCTGCAAAAGCCTATTGGCCACCTTTAATGAGATAACGCCCATAGACACGGTAAAGGCGGAGGAGGAAAGGGTTATAGAAGTTAGCTCCGAGCTTCCCTTTCTCCTTGCAGACCTTATAAACATGGCTATAGTGTTGCATGAGACGGAGATGTTTGTGGCTTCCGCCTGTGAGGTGCTTGACCTAAAGGAAAACTATGCAAAGGTAAAGCTTTTGGGTAGTAGGTTTGACCCACAAAAGCACGAGCCAAGGCTTGTTATAAAGGCTGCCACATATCACGACCTTAAGGTAGAAAAGGAAGGAGACTTATGGGTGGCGGAGGTTATATTTGACATATGA
- a CDS encoding sigma-54 dependent transcriptional regulator: protein MKILIVEDEVEYGWLLAKFLREKGYLTEHVASGKSAIEHLESQHYDLILLDLFLPDMNGMELLKRIKETNTNQEVVVITGHGTIKTAVEATKLGAFDFLTKPCSLEEVELVVKKIESMLNLKRENRLLKQEKRLMEEEMIVASPAMKKVIETVEKIACSDCNVLIQGESGVGKELVAKLIHKLSDRKDKAFIAINVSAIPTDLLEVELFGHERGAFTGANQPKEGFLELARNGTLFLDEIAELDLALQAKLLRAIEEKKFYRVGGRKEIEADVRIISATNRDIQKLVEDGLFRDDLYYRLNTVEIRIPPLRERKEDIIPLTEHFLEKFKRKYNKKIEGITERAKKLLLSYDYPGNVRELKNIIERAVLLCSGNLIDEEHISMPFNKKPESLKEMEKVKIEEVLKKVNFNKKKAAELLDIPLRTFYRKLKKYNLM, encoded by the coding sequence ATGAAAATACTAATAGTTGAGGATGAAGTTGAATATGGGTGGCTTTTGGCAAAGTTCTTGAGGGAAAAGGGCTATTTAACCGAGCATGTGGCAAGCGGAAAAAGCGCCATAGAACACTTAGAAAGCCAGCACTATGACCTTATACTACTTGACCTGTTTTTACCAGATATGAACGGTATGGAACTATTAAAAAGGATAAAAGAGACTAACACTAACCAAGAGGTTGTTGTTATAACGGGGCATGGAACCATAAAGACGGCCGTTGAGGCTACAAAGCTTGGAGCCTTTGATTTTCTGACCAAGCCCTGTAGCTTGGAGGAGGTTGAGCTGGTTGTTAAAAAGATTGAGAGTATGCTAAACCTTAAGAGGGAAAACAGGCTTTTAAAGCAAGAAAAGAGATTGATGGAAGAGGAGATGATTGTGGCAAGCCCTGCTATGAAAAAGGTAATTGAGACAGTTGAAAAAATAGCCTGTAGTGATTGTAATGTTCTCATTCAAGGTGAAAGTGGAGTTGGAAAGGAGCTTGTAGCCAAGCTTATACATAAACTTAGCGATAGAAAGGACAAGGCCTTTATAGCTATAAATGTATCCGCCATACCTACGGACCTTTTGGAGGTGGAGCTTTTTGGGCATGAAAGGGGGGCCTTTACGGGGGCAAACCAACCAAAGGAGGGCTTTTTGGAGCTTGCCAGGAATGGAACTCTATTTTTGGATGAAATAGCAGAACTTGACTTGGCATTACAAGCCAAGCTTTTGAGAGCCATAGAAGAAAAGAAATTCTATAGGGTAGGTGGAAGGAAGGAGATAGAGGCTGATGTGCGTATTATATCTGCAACCAACAGGGATATACAAAAGCTTGTGGAAGACGGGTTATTTAGAGATGATTTATACTATAGGCTAAACACCGTTGAGATTAGGATTCCACCTTTAAGGGAAAGGAAGGAAGATATAATACCTTTGACAGAGCATTTCCTTGAGAAGTTCAAGAGGAAATATAACAAAAAGATAGAAGGGATTACAGAAAGAGCAAAAAAGTTGCTTCTTTCTTATGACTATCCTGGCAATGTGAGAGAGCTAAAAAACATAATAGAGAGGGCGGTGCTTTTGTGCAGTGGTAATCTAATTGACGAGGAGCATATTAGCATGCCTTTTAACAAAAAGCCAGAAAGCCTTAAAGAGATGGAGAAGGTAAAGATTGAAGAGGTGTTAAAAAAGGTGAATTTTAATAAAAAGAAGGCTGCAGAGCTTTTGGACATTCCACTAAGGACCTTCTACAGAAAATTGAAAAAGTACAACCTTATGTGA
- a CDS encoding glycerophosphodiester phosphodiesterase, with product MKLLELFSKKVLVGHRGHPVRELENTLNSIESAIKHGADIVEVDIQKTKDGVLVLSHDESLEKTYGVRKNIRESLWEDLKGVHKDGYRLAKLDEALDLVNGRVGMFLEIKHPEDTKDVLRLLEEKKATDWTALISFYPEALEIAKGKVATGLVYAKPPGMIPEAKKLGCSLVLPKYPLATQKAVDFAHKLKLKVVAWTVNDINKAKELFERGVDAIATDDVLALRQAVV from the coding sequence ATGAAGCTTTTAGAACTTTTTTCAAAAAAGGTGCTTGTGGGGCACAGGGGGCATCCTGTGAGGGAGCTTGAGAACACTCTTAATTCCATAGAAAGTGCCATAAAGCATGGTGCGGATATTGTGGAGGTAGACATTCAAAAAACAAAGGACGGAGTGCTTGTACTTAGCCATGATGAAAGCTTAGAAAAGACCTACGGTGTACGCAAAAACATAAGGGAAAGTCTGTGGGAGGATTTAAAAGGGGTGCATAAAGATGGCTATCGCCTTGCAAAGCTTGATGAAGCCCTTGACCTTGTAAATGGTAGGGTTGGTATGTTTTTGGAGATAAAACATCCAGAGGACACAAAAGATGTGCTAAGGCTTTTGGAAGAGAAAAAGGCCACAGATTGGACGGCCCTTATAAGCTTTTATCCTGAGGCCCTTGAGATAGCCAAAGGTAAGGTGGCCACAGGCCTTGTCTATGCAAAGCCGCCGGGCATGATACCAGAGGCTAAAAAGCTTGGATGTTCTCTTGTATTGCCAAAATACCCCCTTGCCACCCAGAAGGCTGTGGATTTTGCCCACAAGTTAAAGCTTAAGGTTGTTGCCTGGACTGTAAACGATATAAATAAGGCAAAGGAACTTTTTGAGAGGGGAGTGGATGCCATAGCCACCGATGATGTGCTTGCCCTAAGGCAGGCTGTGGTTTAA
- a CDS encoding porin: protein MKNKKVIGAFLLTAALFTPDLSHAIRLSGASEEQYMDINLLMQIWFRQQDISSQNRPNFVNASDRSDIFFRRVRLRFGGSVNPWFKFNFVLRDNDFGRDPYDAPFGGQPTHAKRQSNRNTGVIHELDAVLVPSAMTDMKGITLDLHLGYPRVPLGREQFQRAYDNLDLDRTNATLRWTHLATGDVTGRAFGGYAHIRGSNKGQGYSKITVDGFLGLFGGFKNVKNPWDETVVAQPSATTPLCGYTAPNAGVATCLSKARGNSSNSPLITFRGTLSFGDPEGRPAIYNWLYRDTYLGKRKGITVGVSYAFQNKIDQHIITDTQGISPGVAGNGSLQNGAGTVNIRIPYLLLPNPLSAANTTLANTLLDNKVDMKFYGVDFAWHHGPISFVAELGQVKFDKLVLTDGANNVYPNKSIKNDFWLVKAGYMINPQSKHKFEPYISYSEYKPQIVKVGSGNDTRFYGDATNFVGQNNSPTSYLGKIKQLGVGINYYYINENFRWTLEYTKLDEGNVKIKNDAITLQFQWIF, encoded by the coding sequence ATGAAAAACAAAAAGGTGATAGGTGCCTTTTTACTTACTGCTGCTTTATTTACACCCGACCTCTCTCACGCCATCAGACTTTCTGGAGCTTCAGAAGAACAATACATGGATATAAACCTTCTTATGCAGATATGGTTTAGACAACAGGATATAAGCAGTCAAAACAGGCCAAACTTTGTAAATGCAAGCGATAGGAGTGATATTTTCTTTAGAAGGGTAAGGTTGAGATTTGGAGGAAGTGTTAACCCTTGGTTTAAGTTCAACTTTGTTTTGAGAGATAACGACTTTGGAAGAGATCCTTATGATGCACCCTTTGGTGGACAGCCAACACATGCCAAAAGACAAAGCAACAGAAACACAGGTGTAATACATGAATTGGATGCAGTGCTTGTACCCAGCGCCATGACCGATATGAAGGGCATAACCCTTGACCTACACCTTGGATACCCAAGGGTGCCACTGGGTAGAGAACAGTTCCAGAGGGCTTATGATAACCTTGACTTAGATAGGACCAATGCAACACTAAGATGGACGCATTTGGCCACAGGTGATGTAACAGGAAGGGCCTTTGGAGGATATGCACATATAAGAGGTTCCAACAAAGGGCAGGGCTACTCTAAGATAACTGTAGATGGCTTTTTGGGATTGTTTGGTGGGTTTAAAAATGTTAAAAACCCGTGGGATGAGACTGTGGTTGCACAACCTTCTGCTACAACACCTCTTTGTGGTTATACAGCACCCAACGCAGGTGTGGCTACCTGCCTTTCAAAGGCAAGGGGAAATTCTTCCAACAGCCCGCTTATAACGTTTAGAGGCACTCTTAGCTTTGGAGACCCAGAGGGAAGGCCTGCCATATACAACTGGCTTTACAGAGATACCTATCTTGGCAAGAGAAAAGGTATAACAGTTGGAGTCTCTTACGCCTTTCAGAACAAGATAGACCAGCACATTATTACAGATACGCAGGGTATATCTCCAGGTGTTGCTGGTAATGGTTCTCTCCAAAACGGAGCTGGCACTGTTAATATAAGAATACCCTACTTATTGCTACCCAATCCTTTGTCTGCAGCAAATACTACTTTGGCTAATACTCTCCTTGACAACAAGGTTGATATGAAATTCTATGGTGTGGACTTTGCTTGGCACCATGGGCCCATATCCTTTGTGGCAGAATTAGGTCAAGTAAAGTTTGACAAGCTTGTTCTTACTGACGGTGCTAACAACGTATATCCTAACAAAAGCATAAAAAACGATTTTTGGCTTGTAAAGGCGGGATATATGATAAATCCACAGTCCAAGCATAAGTTTGAGCCGTACATAAGCTATTCGGAGTACAAGCCACAGATAGTTAAAGTTGGAAGTGGTAATGATACGAGGTTCTATGGAGATGCTACAAACTTTGTGGGTCAAAATAACAGCCCTACCAGCTATCTGGGCAAGATAAAACAGTTGGGCGTGGGTATAAACTACTACTATATAAACGAAAACTTCCGTTGGACCTTGGAGTATACAAAGCTTGATGAAGGAAACGTCAAAATAAAGAACGATGCAATTACTTTACAGTTCCAATGGATCTTTTGA
- a CDS encoding Ppx/GppA family phosphatase, translating to MKLASIDVGSYSIRLSVADLDGGLRLIHEEGVITALATDLKESGLLREDRMEESLQVIKSFVEKAKSLGAERIKIVGTETLRRAKNSSEFIKRLKELTGIELKVIAPEEEGRYAFLSVAYSLRPQGRFCIIDQGGGSTEFVCGRGFQVESLRSLPFGIVNLTEEFIHSDPPKLYELESLKNFLDEQIKEVVEPCDQLIGLGGTITTIAAIEYGIYPYKGEEVHGKELSIDKIMFWIETLSSMREKDRIANFPHIEPKRAKVIIPGLLIFYRSMLLFGKDKIKVSDWGLKEGLLVEEVIKK from the coding sequence ATGAAGCTTGCAAGTATTGACGTAGGTTCCTATTCCATAAGATTAAGCGTGGCAGACTTGGATGGTGGTCTAAGGCTTATCCACGAAGAGGGAGTTATAACCGCCTTGGCTACAGACCTAAAGGAAAGTGGCCTTCTTAGAGAAGACAGGATGGAAGAAAGCTTGCAGGTTATAAAAAGCTTTGTTGAAAAGGCAAAAAGCTTGGGTGCAGAGCGCATAAAAATAGTGGGCACAGAGACCCTAAGAAGGGCAAAAAACTCTTCAGAGTTTATAAAAAGGCTAAAAGAGCTTACAGGCATTGAGCTAAAGGTTATAGCACCAGAAGAGGAAGGAAGGTATGCCTTTTTATCGGTAGCTTATTCCCTTAGGCCTCAAGGGAGGTTTTGTATAATAGACCAGGGTGGGGGGTCCACAGAGTTTGTTTGCGGAAGGGGCTTTCAGGTGGAGTCTCTTAGGTCCTTGCCCTTTGGCATAGTAAACCTCACAGAGGAGTTTATACATAGCGACCCACCAAAGCTTTATGAATTGGAATCTCTCAAAAACTTCCTTGACGAGCAGATAAAGGAAGTGGTAGAGCCTTGCGACCAGCTTATAGGCCTTGGGGGAACGATAACCACCATTGCTGCCATAGAGTATGGCATATACCCATATAAGGGCGAGGAAGTGCATGGGAAAGAACTAAGCATAGACAAAATCATGTTTTGGATTGAGACTTTGAGCTCTATGAGAGAAAAAGACAGGATTGCCAACTTTCCACATATAGAGCCAAAGAGGGCAAAGGTAATAATCCCAGGGCTTTTGATCTTTTATAGGAGCATGCTACTCTTTGGAAAGGACAAAATAAAAGTGAGCGACTGGGGCCTAAAGGAAGGTCTTTTGGTGGAGGAGGTCATAAAAAAGTAA
- the ubiA gene encoding putative 4-hydroxybenzoate polyprenyltransferase, translating to MMKKYLELTKFEHTIFALPFALASLVLLYQDMPSLWKLFWVILAFISARTAGMALNRLIDLPIDELNPRTKNWVHARGEVSKEEIKRLIILSSGLFIFSSLMINLYAFLLSPVVLFLLWLYPYAKRITYYPHFVLGMVYLLIPLAIDVSFNERFSLNALILGLAMGSWVAGFDILYALQDYDFDKSHGLKSIPVKFGIDGALFISRGLHLLTFLFLFLLVFMVEFLGPLYLLGLLAIAGFLYYEHSLIKPYDLSKINKAFFTVNGYISIVFFLVVLLDRLL from the coding sequence ATGATGAAAAAATACCTTGAATTAACAAAATTTGAACATACCATATTTGCCCTGCCCTTTGCTCTTGCCAGCCTTGTCCTCCTCTACCAAGATATGCCTTCTCTTTGGAAGCTCTTTTGGGTTATCCTTGCTTTTATAAGCGCAAGGACTGCGGGCATGGCGCTAAACAGGCTTATAGACCTGCCCATAGATGAGCTAAACCCTCGCACAAAAAACTGGGTCCATGCAAGGGGCGAGGTCTCAAAGGAAGAGATAAAAAGGCTCATCATCCTTTCCTCTGGCCTTTTTATCTTTTCTTCCCTTATGATAAACCTCTATGCCTTTTTGCTCTCTCCTGTGGTGCTTTTCCTTCTTTGGCTCTATCCCTATGCCAAAAGGATCACCTACTATCCCCACTTTGTTCTTGGTATGGTCTATCTTCTCATACCATTGGCCATTGATGTGTCCTTTAACGAGCGTTTTTCTTTAAACGCCTTAATTCTTGGTCTTGCCATGGGTTCTTGGGTTGCGGGCTTTGATATTCTGTATGCTCTTCAGGATTACGATTTTGATAAAAGCCACGGCTTAAAATCTATACCTGTAAAGTTTGGCATAGATGGAGCCTTGTTTATCTCAAGAGGGTTGCACCTTTTGACCTTTTTATTCCTTTTCCTTTTAGTCTTTATGGTGGAGTTTTTGGGTCCCTTATACCTTTTGGGCCTTTTGGCCATAGCTGGCTTTCTCTACTATGAACATTCGCTTATCAAGCCCTATGACCTTTCAAAGATAAACAAGGCCTTTTTCACAGTGAACGGATATATAAGCATAGTCTTTTTCCTTGTTGTGCTTTTGGACAGGCTACTTTAG
- the dapB gene encoding 4-hydroxy-tetrahydrodipicolinate reductase, producing the protein MTKAVVCGALGRMGKSILRLSLEYSDFQVVAGVEHPDCIRSQDLGEASGIQELKGLPLTPRLEEVLPLCDVVIEFSGNPTAAVSHAKLSALAGKGVVIGTTGFSQQEIEEIRSHSSYAPILLSPNMSLGVNLLFKLVEIAGRVLRDKGVDVEVMEIHHRFKKDAPSGTALKLEEILCQTMGLEKRVHGRDGLSEREAKEIGVMALRGGDVVGEHTVYFFGFGERLELTHRATSRDIFARGAIEAGRWIKGKAPGFYSMFDVLGL; encoded by the coding sequence ATGACAAAGGCCGTAGTTTGTGGCGCCCTTGGGAGAATGGGCAAAAGCATCCTTAGGCTTTCCCTTGAATATTCAGACTTTCAAGTGGTTGCTGGTGTGGAACACCCCGACTGTATAAGGTCCCAAGACCTTGGAGAGGCCTCTGGCATTCAAGAACTAAAGGGCCTTCCACTCACTCCAAGGCTTGAAGAGGTATTGCCTTTGTGCGATGTGGTTATAGAGTTCTCTGGAAATCCTACCGCTGCAGTCTCCCATGCTAAGCTTTCCGCCCTTGCTGGCAAAGGCGTGGTTATAGGCACTACGGGCTTTAGCCAACAAGAGATAGAAGAAATAAGGTCCCACTCTTCCTATGCACCCATACTCCTTTCTCCCAACATGAGCCTTGGAGTAAATCTACTATTTAAGCTTGTAGAGATCGCTGGAAGGGTCCTAAGAGATAAGGGCGTTGATGTGGAAGTTATGGAAATACATCACCGTTTTAAAAAGGATGCTCCCAGTGGCACTGCTCTAAAGCTTGAAGAGATACTCTGCCAAACTATGGGTCTTGAAAAGAGAGTTCATGGAAGGGATGGTCTTTCAGAAAGGGAAGCCAAAGAAATAGGTGTTATGGCCTTGAGGGGTGGAGATGTGGTAGGAGAACACACGGTCTACTTTTTTGGCTTTGGTGAGAGGCTTGAGCTTACTCACAGGGCCACCTCAAGGGACATATTCGCAAGGGGTGCAATAGAGGCAGGCAGGTGGATAAAGGGTAAAGCACCGGGCTTTTATTCTATGTTTGACGTGCTTGGGCTATGA